In Hoplias malabaricus isolate fHopMal1 chromosome 18, fHopMal1.hap1, whole genome shotgun sequence, the genomic window AGACACCTCAAACTAACTCTAAACTACTACCATCACACTTCCAGTCCTCCCAGAATACACTGATCCAAACcactgtccaccttaaataaacacACCACTTCAGCACATCTGAGACAGACAagtttccattccaccttaaatcatcaCAGAGCATCTATTGGCACAGTGTAATTGAGACTAACACTGATTTtcttattccaccttaaatggaacaGCATAgaaaacctaaccctaacctttcgattccaccttaaataaacagACAGCGTCTATCAGTAAAGCAAATGAGACACGCTTTTATTcaactttccattccaccttaaatctatTAAGAACAAGCGCTTGATTTCTTATTGAAcgctccattccaccttaaataaacatACAGCGTCTATCTGCACAGCCCTAAGAGCTCAtatctccgttccaccttaaatgaacgTCCAGCATTCATCAACACAACTGAGATATGAGCTGACTTCttcatccaccttaaatggcctGAGCCGCCAGAAGGCATcagctgcatcatttaaggtggaaggacTAAGCTCCGGTTCTGAAGACGCTGGTGGTTCTAAAGGGTTCTAGCTCACCTGGGGCTGGTTCTGTGTTTGGATGAAGTTCTTCCAGTTTCTCACGCGGACTCCTGACATCTTCAGTGCGCGCACCACGGCGAGCACGCGCTCTCGCTGCCCAGGTACAGCACGCATCTCTGCGCTCACCTGTACACACACGTTTACAGCACGAACACACTCCGTTCACTCATTGATGCCCCTGGGTCCGGAGCACGCGCACCAAGGCGTTGAAAGGCAAAATGGAATCTCGAGACATGATTGGCTGAGAGCCTGGTCACCTGGGCAACAGGTAGAGCACCTTCACAATGATtttcatgaatattaatgagcCCCAAAAATGATCCTCCTCCGCACGGTTTACGACAAGAAAGAGCCAAAGCTCCGGTGCAGGTCATTTTTTGTGAAGTGGACATCCTGTGGTCATTTTGTGAAGTGCAGCTCAGAGCAGGAAACAGTTCCGGCGATTTACAGAGGCGTTGTCCCATAAATGTTTGTCCTGCGCTCTTTGAATAAAGAGTGTGATGTTATTGTATAAATACGGTTTCAAACCCTTTTGACCCTTCACTTTTTTTCCGTATGCGGATAATGTGTCCACCTGCTCAGGCTAGGAGTGGTAAGAGTTACAGTCTGTTTAACATAAGATCAGATAACACTTACTGTACATACTGTACATGTACCCTGTGaaggtgacacactcacacattcacacctatggacacttgagtctccaatccacctaccaacgtgtgtttttgaagcatgggaggaaactggagcacccggagaaaacccacacagacacagggagaacacaccacactcctcacagacagtcacccgaaggaaacccacgcagacacagagagaacacaccacactcctcacagacagtcacccggagaaaacccacacagacacaaggagaacacaccacactcctcacagacagtcacccggagaaaacccacacagacacaaggagaacacaccacactcctcacagacagtcacccggagaaaacccacacagacacagagagaacacaccacactcctcacagacagtcacccggagaaaacccacacagacacagggagaacacaccacactcctcacagacagtcacccggagaaaacccacacagacacaaggagaacacaccacactcctcacagacagtcacccggagaaaacccacacagacacaaggagaacacaccacactcctcacagacagtcacccggagaaaacccacacagacacaaggagaacacaccacactcctcacagacagtcacccggagaaaacccacacagacacagagagaacacaccacactcctcacagacagtcacccggagaaaacccacgcagacacagggagaacacaccacactcctcacagacagtcacccagaggaaacccacgcagacacagagagaacacaccacactcctcacagacagtcacccggaggaaacccacgcagacacagagagaacacaccacactcctcacagtcacccagagcgggacttgaacccacaacctctaggaccctggagctatgacaGAGACTTTTTTGCTCCACCTTGTCACCACATGCCAAAAACGGCAGCATAATTATTACTGataactcacccagtcactttcacacattcacaattcTCAGCACCACTCCCCTGCAGCTGGAAAGCCTCACCCCTGAGTTGATGTGAGTGGTGTTCAGGTGAGTGATTAAACCCCAGCTGTTTAAATCTGTTTCTGAAAGTTTCCATGTAAGAATCAGGCCCTTTCTCACGTGGCCACAGCTGGAGATGTTCCACGAAGTTCAGGCAGGGGGCGGAGTCTGTGCCGCAGATACAGCGAGACTCTCCGGAACATTCccggctctgttcacacagggGTCACTCAGCCATTACCCAGATTGTGTACCAAGGGAGGGATAAAGTCCTGGGAACATCTGGGaaaatgttacacacacacggctcctcCAGATGAGGTTCGGAAAAGTTCTGTGAGACCAAACGGGTCTGACACCTACTAAGAAGACTAATCAAACTGCTCCAATCAGAACTCACTCCTAAAATCAGACCATCTttattcacacattcaaacagagCCATGCTTTAGCCTCACAAGAaagtacgtgtgtgtgtgtgtgtgtgtgtgtgtaataaacaCAGAGCCAGGTCCGGTGGGGTTGGTAAAGCAGAcggtttattgatttattggtGCTTGGTCAGTTCTGAGAGACTGAGTTGATGAAAATCAGAGCAGATGAAAAAAATCAGCTTTGAACCCTTCAGCATTTCGAGGtgcacatttttataaataactttttacAGTAAGTGCTCACAGCTTCATATTAGCCACAAAATCCTCTCCTTTCTTGATGGAGGCCTTAAGTTCCGCCATCGCACCAGAAACCAGCTTCTCCTCGAACGCAGAGATCTTCCCCAGGCCCAGGTTCTTCTCGATTCCGTTTTTCTGAAACAGCAGCAACGTTAACAGAGGAGAATATACCCTCAGCACAATGTAgtttatactgtgtgtgtgtgtgtgtgtgtgtgtgtgtttgtgagagagagagagagactcacccCGAGCAATAGAGGTGTAGAGAAGTATTTACACTCCGTTTCCTCAGATCTGACGAAAGCACACTCCACCACTCCCTCCTTCCCGTTCATGGCATCCAGCAGAGAGAAGGTGAACCTGGCCCCAGCATACGCCATGGACAGAGTCGCagaacctacacacacacacacacacacacacacacacaatcagcacCATGCTGAAATAAATGGTAGCAGCAGAAACAGGGTTAAATTACACATTTCTCTCAACTTCACACACATAAGCCCCCAGCCTTTTTAGCCCCACCCCCCTCAGCCTTTTTAGCCCCACCCCCATCAGCCTCCACCCACTCAGATTTGTAAAGTGAGTGTATTATTGACACTTTTCCACCGCGTGGAACCTACTCGACTCTTCTGCTTTTCCACGGGTCAAATCTGGTCCTGGGTTCTTTTAGTCTCTGCTCACACCAGGTACGAACagagctgagtaggtactaaatgtgaggtgtaaaccctgcagagctctgattggacaGAGACCTGTCCAtcaccaggaaacacagagctccagccgctggtaaaatctctgaagttacagcagcgttcacattagtttttatccgactctcagcagcagctcgtaacgttcccccgaggggtttctgaagagggGCAGACGCTCCTTGGGACGGTGgctgaggaaaatctccagcgaaagaTGAACATGAGACAAGGAAAACTGCTCTGTGAGGAACTGGGggcggagccgtgttcagtccaaacaacaacaacaaccttcTCCATTTCtcggggagctgtgctagtggaaagtGACCAGATAAAAGTAAGTCGAGTCGATCCCATACAGTCGAAAAGCACCACACGTTATTGCCCTGACCTGCTCCAGCCTTGGCCTTCACCACCTCGGTTCCCGCCTCCTGGATGCGGCCGGTCAGAGCGGACAGCTGCTCTGAAGGAAACTCCACTTTGGGAGTGCACTGcagcagagaaacagaggaagaTTACGACTCATTCGTCGGGGAATCTGATCCCATCCTGAACACCCCCTCAGCCCCCAAACACTTAATAAACAAGGCCCCATCTTTTATGAAATGCAGATGTTTTCCTGCGTACCTGCGAAATCAGGGGGATGATGGTGATCCCGGCGTGACCTCCGACCACCGGCACGTTCACTCGAGCGGGGTCCAGACCCTGTGACAACAACAGAGGAAAACACACCTGAATAATGACCGAGGGAGGAGCGCCGGCGCCGTCTCCAGGAGGTCGCTGGTTGATCCCCAGTGACGCCGCAGTTTCCCAGACCAGGGGTCTCCCCCAGTCCTCTGCGACCTAGTGCCACCACCTGTGTAGGTGAGGAACGACCTCCTGACGACGGACTGACTTTATTAAGAGCCTCAGACTGACCTTGAGCTCAGCGACGAAGGTGTTGGCTCTGACGATGTCCAGCGTGGTCACTCCGAAGATTCTGTTGGGATTATACACACCTCGCTTCTTCATCACCTCGGAGGCGATAGGGATGGTGGAGTTCACCTACAGACACAAGTGTTTATAAACGATACAGCAGCAGAACTacagcagagtgtgtgtttgctctGGGGTTGAatagacattattattattattattaatattctgaGGGCTGTAGGAGGGTCGTACTGGATTAGCGATGACACAGATCATGGCCTCGGGACAGACTCTAGCGCAGGCATCAGACAGAGTGGCGACGATGGTGGCGTTAGTGTTGAACAGATCATCGCGAGTcattcctgagagagagagagagagagagacacacagaaagagagagagacacacagaaagagagagagaaagagggagagagaaagagggagagagaaagagaaagtcagTCCCGTCTCACTCCAGCGACCTGGGCCTGTATGGAGCGAAGAACCAAACCTGAAACGGAACAGAATCAGAACCAGACCCACCAGGTTTCCTCGGGACTCCTGCAGGAATGACCACCACCTCACAGCCTTTCAGAGCAGCGTCCAGCTGGTCCTGACCAATgtaacctacacacacacacacacacacaggggagtTAAACCATGACTGGTCCAGAACACCTGGCCTCCCTCGCTGGTCCAGGACCCGTTCAGAATCTAAATCCCTGACTATGGAGCAGCTGAGGACGGCATTGTTTCCCAAGAAGAAACGATTAAACCCCAGGAACCAGTGCGTGTTTAAACTGATGGAGGGACTGTACCTGTGACCTTTGCCCTGGTCTCGATGTGGCTGAGGTCAGCGGCGACGCCGGGTGTGTGAGCGATATCATACAGAGACAATTCACTGACCAGGGGACTGTTCTtcagcaggagagagaggggctGACCAATGCCACCGGACGCCCCCAACACCGCCACCTTCGCATTattctagagagagagagagagagagagagagagaggaggagagagacagagagaaagaaacacagagagaggagaaggagagggagagagaaacagagacagagagagaaaaacacagagacagagagagagaggaggagagggagagacagagagagagaggaggagagagacagagagagaggaggagagagacagagagaaagaaacacagagaggagaaggagagggagagagagagaaacagagacagagagagaaaaacacagagacagagagaggagaaggagagggagagagagacagagacagagagagagaaaaaaaaacatgttctgtTTGAATTCACTCCACACAACACAGAACCAGACGTTCATCACGCCTCATTTCCAGGTTCTGGTCTCAATGCTGCCCCCTACTGCACACGTACACATCACACTACAGTCCTCGGGTCACCACTCTTACCCACGAAGGCTGGTGTGCTGCAGGTTCTCATCGTAACCAAACCCCAACACCGGCCCTTTGTGGACGAGACGGGTGACCCACGCTACAGTCTGACAGAGAAGGTCCCGCCCCTACGTTCAGCCCTCGTTCCAAAGCCACTCACAGAAAACACGAGCGCGGCGAAGAGATCATCTCCAGAGAGGATCACAACACCTCGCCCTCAAACACCTCCCTCAGGTCTCACTCACGTGGAGGAAAACACCTAGGAAATCAGTTCTATCCCAGATTCTGCTCACGCTACAGGTGCTAACAGTGCACTGTTCAGAACTAAGGgcggggcagtgtgtgtgtgtgtgtgtttataaagaaCATGGTAGGGTTTGTTATGATCATTACATTCTGTGCATTTCCGTTTgttttcctcagctctgagacTCTGTTGATGACGCACTAAACACACAACAGCTACAGCGATGTTCGCCTCTTTTTTGTTGGAAGCCTTCTCCCTCCATTTTCTGCAGCACTTCCTCCAGCGCCTGGGACACAGTCTGTCCGACCAGGCCACGAACCCGTCTTACCCTCCAGGGACCGGCGTCAGTGAACCGGCCTCTGATCCTGATTCTCCAGGCGCCGCGGAGGAGTGTCACCCTCAGTTCCCAGAGCTGAAGCTAGGCCCGTGTCATTGATTGAACACTTTACTGCTCCGTCTCTGATTAAAAACCTTCACTGTCCAAAGCCAAAGGCACAGAAGGTCAACACATATTTTTGGATCTGACCTTTAGACCTTCAGGGATCTGAGAGGAGCTCGTGAGGGTTGTAAATCTGTTCAGTCAGCGGTGCACTCAGGGTGTGTGTAGgcgctggagcagctgcacatgaggctaaTGTCACCACACTCAATGCCAAGTGCGTGTCCCCTGGAGCGATGAAGCTCCTTCTaattcctctgggatgagttggagttgtGTTCGTGATTCACCAGCCCCCGACTCCAGAGATGATTATGagaaggctgaatgccatcagatcctcacagcaatgctacAATATTTCGTGCAACGACTTCCCAAGAGAAGAGAAACTGATAGTGCCGTAAAGAGTAAgacgcgagagagagagagagagagagagagagagagacggacaaCAGGATGAAACGTTAACGTGGAAAAAGCCGAAAAGAGCTCCTCAGACTGTAACCGCtgctctatttaaggtggagcggaagGATCCGGTTCTACGTCGGGAGGTTGTCAGGTTGAATGTTGTATTCTCCGCCACCTGAGCGCGCGGGACTCACCTGTGTGGAGGTGGACAGACACCTGGCGAGTCCGGCCGCGGGTCTGGCGACTCTGGAGAACATTGTGCTTCGGTTCCTTGGAGATTTTCTACTAAAGCTGCAGAGAACGGCGCAAGTTCTAGAGTGACTCCAACGTCCTCTACCGAGAGACAGCACCGCGGAGACACACAACCTTATCACTCCCGGAATACAACGCTGATTGGTGGACGGGGAGCAATACCGGCTTCTGATTGGTTAGCAGAGGTGTCAGTTATACTTTCTAGAGCTGCACGGTGCCTGCCTTCGTCCTGCTCTCAGGCTATTGGCCTTTTTGAGAAAACGTCGCCCGAAACGTCACTTACAGTTTTCAGAAAGGGTGCGCTCCATTAAGCGCAATAGGGCACTACACAAGGCTTCCACTATACACTACACATCTATACTATACACTACACTTACACACTTATACACTACACATCTATACTATACACTACACTTACACCTTTATACCATACactacacatacacatttaTTATACACTATAGACTACACTAAACTTGCACAGTACACTTACATATTTATACTATACACTACACTATAAACTACACTACATCATACTATACTAAAGTACATACACCTACAGTACAGTATACCATCATATACACTACATTTACACTCAACCTAAACTGCACTACACTACAAGACACAGTGTTACTAAGcgctacactacacttcacATACCTTACATTTACACTGACCCACACCTACATGGCTTAAGTTAGTTTCTGCATTATGCAACATCAGTGGCTCTACTTTCCCCATTACGGGTCAGTGGAGAATCACAATGATACTAacgctgtaattttaaggtcaaaaatatgacagagtTGCTTTAATATAAACTAATCAATTAATCACTTAATTATCTAAAATTCTTAGATTataagtattattttttttattaaacaatcAGTTTATTCTCTTGAAAGTTATCcattaattaacattaattgGCAATAAAGTGTAATTAGAAAATGAACCCAATGAACTGTTTGTATCCAAtagttttgtttctgtttttatccAACCAACATTCACAGCGCCATTTTGTGAACTCCCCCGTCTTCTCCCTCAGTCTGCTCTGACCAATCAGCGTGCTGCGCTGTAGACGAAGGGCCAATCAGGAGCGGCACTGCTGGGCGCGCTGGCTGCGTATTGGCGGGCCGCTGTAGGAATGTAAACTATTCAACATGGAGACTGCAGTGGAGAAGCTGGAGGCTCTGGTGAGCGGCTTTAACTCGGGCTttactcacactctctcccGCAGAGACCACAGCCTGCAGCCGCGGACGGGCCAGGGTTCACTCTGCCGGGGTAGACGGAGATAAATGCTCGGACTGAGCCGGGTACGGAGCAGCGTTAGGTAGAATCCGCGCTGCCCGAGTCCGGGAGCAGAGAGAGCTGCAGAGCGGCGCCCTGGCCCCGGGATCCAAGCCCGGCCTCATGCCGCTGAACGGCGCCTCGCCGCTGGACGGAGGCCGCACAGCCGCCCCGTACGGTGCCGGTCTACGCGAGGATGCGCCGAGCGAACCGAACAAGTACGATCACTGCGCGTTCACGGCGACGAGGCCCGAAAAGCGCGTTCATGTGAAATGGACATTCAACAGGAGCATCGCTGCAAACCTACGGTGCCCTGCTGGTGACAtccattcattaaaaataaaggcgTGGGAACGAGATAATTAGTGCTTGGGAACATTTTAATGACATGTGCGATGGA contains:
- the mdh2 gene encoding malate dehydrogenase, mitochondrial: MFSRVARPAAGLARCLSTSTQNNAKVAVLGASGGIGQPLSLLLKNSPLVSELSLYDIAHTPGVAADLSHIETRAKVTGYIGQDQLDAALKGCEVVVIPAGVPRKPGMTRDDLFNTNATIVATLSDACARVCPEAMICVIANPVNSTIPIASEVMKKRGVYNPNRIFGVTTLDIVRANTFVAELKGLDPARVNVPVVGGHAGITIIPLISQCTPKVEFPSEQLSALTGRIQEAGTEVVKAKAGAGSATLSMAYAGARFTFSLLDAMNGKEGVVECAFVRSEETECKYFSTPLLLGKNGIEKNLGLGKISAFEEKLVSGAMAELKASIKKGEDFVANMKL